TCGCCTCCACCAGCGCTGGATCGCACTCGGGCGTAGGAATGATTTCCAGCAGGCGCATGTAGCGCGGCGGGTTAAAGAAATGAGTTCCAAACCAGCTGCGACGAAAATCTTCAGAAAAGCCTTGCGCGATGCTGGCAACCGGCAGACCGCTGGTATTGGTGGTCACGATGGTGCCCGCGCGGCGCACCGCTTCAACTTTCTGCAACAGCGCGCGCTTAACGTTGAGGTCTTCGAGGACGGCCTCAATGATCCAGTCGGCGTTCGCCAACATCTTCAGATCGTCTTCGAAATTTCCCACCGTAACCAGCTTCGCCAGCGCCGGGTCAAAGAAGGCGGCAGGCTTCGACTTGCGCGCCGCTTCCAGTCCAGCCGCTGCGATGCGGTTGCGCTCTTCCTTTTGCGCGCCGGGCGGCACAATGTCGAGCAGGGACGTGGGCACGCCAGCATTGGCTAGATGGGCGGCGATGCGGGCGCCCATGGTCCCGGCGCCAAGCACGGCGACTCTTTGAATATTTTTTGTCATTTGCTTCGGTTGCTAGAGGATAACCCGGCCGAGCAGATCGCGAAAGCGTCCCATTCTCCACCGGTCTTACGAGATCGCCTTGGCCAGAAGAAATGCAGCCGTGGCGGCAATTCCGCCAATGATCACCGTCTGCGCCGCGCTGCGAAAAGGATGCGTACCCGTAAAACGTCCCTTGATATAGCCGAACACTGCAAGGGCGACTAGCGTCACCATCACGGAAAAGTCGAATCCGGTGCGGCTGTTGGAGAACACCATGTAGGGCGCCAACGGAATAAAGCCTCCCGCCACATACGACCCTGCTATGGTCAGCGCGCTGTTCAGCGCCCGGCGCGGGTTGGGCTCTTCCAGACCCAGCTCGAAGCGCATCATAAAATCAATCCAGGCCTCGGGGCGTTTGCTAAGGGCTTCAACTACGGGCCGGCTCTCGTCAGCCGTCATCCCATAAGCCTGGAAGACCTCGCTCACCTCGGCCTTCTCTTCTTCCGGGATCTGCTCAACTTCTCGCTGCTCGCGTAAACGTTCTTGCTCGTAGTGCTCGGCGTCGCTATGCGCAGCCAGGTAGCCGCCTAATCCCATGGCGATGGAACCCGCCGCAATTTCGGCCAGACCTCCGATCACCACCACGTGGGTAGAATTCACCGCCCCCGCCAGACCTGCCGCGAGCGCGAAGGGAACCGTCAGCCCGTCGGACATGCCGATCACCACATCGCGGACCACTGCACCAGCGGTGAAGTGTTTTTCAACGTGGGTTGCGTGCAGCATCGTTCAGTTCCTCCGGGTGTAATTCCAGATATGCTAGCGCCAATTTCACGGGCTCCCGCTCACCGCGGTAGGTGAGCTGTTGCGCGGCCTCGTCCAAGGGCAGCCAGAATGCGCGCTTCACTTCGTGCCGCATGTTCTCAGGAATGTTTCCAATGCGACCTGATCGGTAGAGCAGCAGATAAAAGCTGACGATCTTGAACACGCGTTGCTTATCGCTCCAGGTGCGGACGTAAACATATCGGATATCGGTAAGTTTGGCGACCAGTGTGGCTTCGACCCCGGTCTCCTCCCGCACCTCGCGTACAGCAGTTTGCTCAGGGGTTTCGCCGGGATCCACCAAGCCTTTGGGGAGGGCCAAGACGGCCTTTTTCGACTGGGAGTGCGACTTTTTGTCATCATCCTCGCGGCGGGGCTCAATAACTGCTATCCACCACTGACCCTTGGTGCGGCGCACCACCACCCCGCCCGCAGAGATTTCCCGAGGCATGCTCCTAAGTTATCAGGAACAAGGCAGTTAGTCACCGCAACCCTAACCTGGGTGCGGGGTTTGAAAGACCTAGCGGTACATATTCAGGTGCATCACAGCTGATCAGAGTGGCATCTCATTTGCTGGTATGTAGTTTGTAGGTTTCGGCTGAGCTGGGTTGTTGTGGGGGTCTGAACTTGGGTCCATTTAATAAGCTGCGGCGTTCGGTTGAAGCTTTCACCCGCGAATTGACGCGGGCTTCGTCGAGAACCTCGCCGGTCGCTGAAGCCGGTCACCCCCGAATCGGACTGGCGCTGGGCGGAGGATTCGCCCGCGGCCTGGCGCATATCGGAGTCCTGAAAGTCTTCGAAGAAGAAAAAATCCCTATCAGTTTTATCGCAGGAACGAGTGTGGGTGCAGTGATCGGTGCCGCCTACTGTAGCGGCGTTTCCGCTAAAGAACTGGAGGAAGTGGCGGGATTGGTGCGCTTCCGCGATTTCGCCCGCTGGACCATTTCCCGCTGCGGCTTTGCCAGCAACGAAAAAATGGTCGGATTCTTGAAGCGCGTTCTGAAAGTGAAAACTTTCGAGGAGCTGCAGGTGCCACTCGCCGTCACCGCGACCGACTTCCTCACCGGGGACGGAGTGGTTTTCCGTTCCGGGCCGCTGGTAGAGCCAGTGCGCGCTAGTTGCGCTTATCCCGGTATGTTCCTTCCGGTACAAATCAACGGCCGGCTGCTGGTGGATGGCATGCTTGCGCATAGCGTCCCGTGCATGCCGGTGCGCGAAATGGGGGCCAACAAGGTGGTCGCCGTTTACTTGCGCGCCCATTGGTGTTCACCCTCCGGTCCGCGCCACATTTTCGAAGTGATCGGGCAGTGTTTCTCGATCGCGCAGTCCAGGATGAACAGTGTGTGGCAAGCGGCGGCCGATCTGGTAGTTGAGCCGAATGTGGCGCCGTTTGCCTACGATGCCTTTCAGCGCGCGCCGGAGTTGATCCGTGCTGGTGAGCTGGCCGCTCGCGAGTCGCTGCCTAAAGTCCGCGCCTGGCTGGAAAGCAATGCCCAGGAGCCACTCTCCGAGCGCCTGGTGCCGGGTCCGGCCTCGACTACTCAAGCATCTCCGCTGGGCGCCAACTGAAACCCGGCGTGCTCTTCCGTTGACCGCTCCAGTACCGCCAGTTACACTAGCCACCTATCAAGGGATTCCAAAGGATCAGAGAATTGAAAACCTATCGTTCACGCCGGGACCTTCTCTCCAAGATTGATCAAGTGCTTTCCAGCAATGTTCCAACCCGACGCCGTTCTCCCTTGCAACAAGTAGTCGAGGTGTTGCACGAAGGCCGTCATTATTTCTGGATTGGCATTTATTTTTTGGTGGGGAATCAGGTGGTGCGGCAGGTATTCCGCGGTCCGATGCCGCCCTGTCACAGCTTTGCGTTGGGGGTAGGCAATGTCGGCACAACCGGCCGCAACGGCGTGATGAAAGTCGTGCCGGACGTGTCCCAAGACCCGACCTACAGCATGTGTTTCTTCGATACCAAGTCTGAAATTGTGGTTCCCATCAAGCTAGTCCAGCGGATTTTCGGCGTGATTGACGTGGAAAGCGATCGGCTGAATGCTTTTCCCCCTGGAGAGCGTGTGCTCCTGAAGCAAGTAGCCGAGCGGCTGGCCAGATTTCTAGCGGTGCGTGGCAAATATCTGCTGCGCCGGGCACGCGAGCAGGCAGAGGAGAAAACCGCCGATGCTGTTCAACGCGGGCATCAGCCTGCATCGGAGAAAATTATGGAAGCCAGACGTGCCGCCGCAGGCGAAAGGTCCCGCCGCTAGCCCCGCTTTTAGCAGACTTCAGCTCTCACGACTTAATCCTATTGTCCTCCCGCGGTGGCTCCAGCGGACTGCTGTTTCAGCCACGAAGCCAGATTCTCCTGCTGTTGCTGGCGCAGAACAATGCAGTTGTTGATGGATTCCACGGTCTGCTTCAATGCCCGCTCAGCCGAAGGAATCGGGTGCTGGGTAAAGAATTCCTGGACTTGATCTCTGGCTCCGGCGTCACAGAAATGGGAAGCCATATAAACGATCGAGCCGGTGCTGTAGTTACTGAGTTTGGCTTCGACCTGCGGCCAATGCTCGCGGATGAAATTCCACGCCTGATTGCGCGCCGCCGGATTACGCATCAGCCTTCCTAAAAGGAATGGCGCATCCTGAGAGCGCACCTGGTCAGACACCGCGTACTCCAGACTGCGCTGAATCAAGGCCGGGTCCTCGAAATATCCGAGTGTCCGCAGCATGCGTGTGTAATCTTCCGGTGATTGGGGTTTGTGGGTGCGCTCCAAAATTCTGTCGTAGAGCGCAGCGTCACCGTTGTGCGCAGCAATAGTGAGCGCAGGGTAAATAAGCGTGTTGTCCACGGTCTCGCCCCGCAAGCTCTTTTGCACAAGCTCACGTGCAATGGGGATTAGCTTTGGGTCCCGCCCCACGTCGCCCACCAGCGCAAAAAGATCGGCGCGGCGTGCTCGCGCTTCTTCGCTGTCGTTGGCTCCCGGTGTCCAGCCTAATTTTTCGCCGACTGGACCGAAAGTATTGCGTACCCAGGCCTCATACTGCGCTCGATCGCTATCGGTAGCCAGATAAAGATGTATATGGCGCAGTGGGTCCATAAGATTGTCAATCACCGCGCGACTCGGGTCATTCTTCAGGCCTTCGGCCAGCGCCAGAAAATCCCCTACCTTGAGGCCACCGACCTGGGTTTGCGCCCAAATGTCTCCTACGAGCTGAATGCGCTCCACCGGCGAAAGAATTTGTTCGGCGCTAACTGCGAGTTGGTGCAGGTTCTCGGCGTCGTAACTTGAGCGGTAATAACCTCGGGCTCCGGCATTCGCATAAACCGGGCCGCAGCCGGAGAGTTCGATTTCCTGCGATTTCTTGGTCAGCAACTCGCATTTTTCGCCGGCTCCCGCTTTGAGACAGACGGGAATCTGCCACTGCTCCGGACTCCCATTGTTGAAGAGTTCACGATTTTCGAAGTATCGTTTTTGAGAAAGTACGACCTTCTTTGCGCCATTCCGGCAAGAGGACGTCGCTGAAACCACCGGGACACCGGGCTGGACCACAAAGGTGGCCATGATCTTGTCAATAGGCTTGTGCGAGACCTGCGCAATTGAGGTCCAGAAGTCCTCCGAAGTGGCATTGTCATAAGAATATTTAGAGAGATAGGCGTTCACGCCCTTGCGGAATATCTCCGGGCCCACATAGCCCTCGATCATCCGCAGGGTGGCTGCCGCCTTGTTGTATGAAATCGCGTCGAACAGTTCCTGGATTTCAGCGGGCGTCTCGGCGTGCTGGCGGATCGGATGGGTCGAATTCAAGGCGTCGGTTTCCATAGCACCCGCCGCTGATTGGACTTCGTCCTCTTGCAGGTTCCATTCCGGTTTGTAGGCTTCGATAGGCTTAAATGACATCCAGGTTGCGAAGCCTTCGTTCAGCCAAATGTCGTCCCACCACTTCATGGTGACCAAATCACCGAACCACTGGTGGGCCATTTCATGGGCCGCCACCTGTGCGACCTCTTTCTTGACGAGATAAGAGGAACTCTTTGGATCCACGAATAGGATGGCGTCCCGCGCGACAATGCAGGCAGTGTTTTCCATCGCGCCGGCTGCGTAATCTGGCAGGCCGATGAAATCCAGCTTGGCATAAGGGTACTTAACGCCAAAGTACCGATTGTAGAAATGCATGGTGTACTCGGCTGCCTTCAAGGCAAACTGTCCCATCCCTTTTCGTTCGGGCGTACCGCACACGCGAATGGGAATGCCGTCCGCTTGGCCCGACTCACACTCAAAGTCACCTACCAGCAGAGCGACCAGATACGAAGACATCTTGGGCGTCGTAGAAAATTTAACGGTGTGCTTTTCGGCGCTCGGGCCGGGAGTGTCCGAAACCACCTTGCCGTTGGAAATCGCGATGTCGCCCTTATCAATTACAGCACTCACGTCGAAAGTCGCCTTCATGTCCGGTTGGTCAAAGCTGGGAAAGGCGCGGCGGGCGTCGGTGTTCTCGAACTGAGTCGCGGCGTATTTGCGCTTCTCAGTTTTGCTGAGATAAAAGCCGCGCATCTGGTTGTTGAGAATGCCGGTATATCGGATATGAATGCTGGCCTCGCCCGGGGAAAGCGGCTTCTCAACCGTCAGGACAGCGGACTCCAACTTGGGATCGGGGGTCACCTTGGCCGTCTGGGTTGACCCCGCTTGGGTGATAGTAGCGTCACCGTAGGTAATCTCAGCGGAATTCAAGGTGATGCTCGAAGTAGGCTTGAGCACCCGGATGCGCAGGGTTTCTTCGCCCCTGAAGTTGTCCTTCTGAAAATCGGGAGCCAGCGTTATCTGATAATGCTGGGGGAGCGCAATATCCGCTGGCAGGCGCTGTCCGCTGGCGTCAAGGGCCAGCAACATGAGGGCAAAGAAGAAAGACATTTTTCTCATATAATCTCCGACGCGAAAAAATAGAAAACGTGAGCAAGTCTCAGGTTGGATACGCAAATGCCTGGGAATTGGTTTCATCAACTCACCGGGAGCTGGCAGACCACGATATTTTTGCCAAAGGAATGCACCGCCGGGCACCCAAGCTCTTTAAGTTTTGGCCACAGTAATGGCTGGGTATCAACGTTCCAGCCCGTCTGAAATATCCAGATGCTTGACCCGGGTTTCAGTCCATAAGCCGCTGTCGCATGCTGAATAGCAGCGCTTAAGTTTTCGGGCGTAAACATCCACATGCGGGGACCAGTGGCCGAGACGCGGTACCTACCACAACCGAAGTCGGCAAATGGCCTTGCAGACATACTAAATTCAGCAACGCTCCCGCGGCAAAAGTAGTAGCGAAAAGGAAAGCTGGTTTGGTTATCCAGAATAACTACTGCACCGGGCGCAGCGGATTCTCCTAGAAACTTCACCGCCCCAGCCATAAAACTTTGTTTCTGGTTGGGCGGTTTGAAAGACGCTCCCAGCGGCACGGGTGCCAGGTAACACACCGCCATAGCGGACGCGGCAAGCAAAGGTTTTTTCCAATTGCTCGACGCAGGCCAGCGTGCCAGCCCCAGGCTTGCACCTGCGATTACAAACGCCGCAAGAAATACGCTGTGGCGCGTGCCGTCAAAAGGGTAGGTGCGAAACAGCTGCGCCGTCCAACTAACGAGGAAGGGAAATGCCAGCAGGAAGGCGAGATGCCTGGGATTGGGCCGCGAGTGCTCAGGCACTGTTTGCTGGCGCAATAGACCTATCAGGCCCAGCACATAGAGCAGGAGCATCAGCCCCCCAATCACCGGCTGGCTGAACAAATAATGAAATAGGCGGAAGGTTTCCCTTAGCAGGACGTTTAGCGCATTTTGTCCGCTCCCTTGGAAGAATCCCGTGACTTCCGCGATGCGTTTCAGCCGCAGCAAGTGACTTCTGTAGAGAAAAGCAAAAACCGCCGCGGCCACGGCCTGCCCAATGACCCACGGTGCAATAACTCTCACAGTGGCACGAGAGTCGTAGAGCCGAATTATGGCGTAGGCCCCTACAACACAAGCAAACAGTAGGGCAGAGTAATGAGTGAGGATTGCGAAGCACAGCGAGAGCGAAAAGACCAACATCATGCCGGCCGAACTTTCCTGAACCGCTCGCTCCAGGGCGTAAAAGGAAAGAGCGATAAAAAACAGCAAGAGCGCGTACTGCCTGATCTCCGCACTCAAAGAAATGAGGGCGGGAGAAAAGGAGAAGAATATGAGCCCGACGAGCGCAGCCGTACGGTTGGTGATTCTGCCCAGCCATTTGAATCCTATCCAGCAAAAGAGCGTGCCCGCCAGTACTGACGGCAAGCGAAGCACAAGCTCCGAGTTGCCAAGGAAGCGCCAGTAGTAGAGCAGCGCTGCAAATAGCGGCGGATGAGCGGTAGTCAGATTCGCCTGATAAACCGACGCCAGAGATGCTTGGTTCGAGAGAAAATAGATCTGCGCCTCATCCGGGTTCAAATAGGTAGTCGCCGCCAGATAAAGGCGCGCGAAGAATCCTATCGCTACCATGCCGAGGGCCACGCCTGTGAAGTGAGAACGCGAACTCGCAGAGGGATAACTCTGCGGAACCCGCGTCATTTCAGCGATGGAACGCGAATTCTCCCTGCTTGATTGGAGACCATTCATGAGTAAGGCGCGGGAAGATTTTTCCTGCGCCGGAATTCCCGCATTTCCGCCTGCTGGTGGGTGCGGATTCGCAAGTCCGACCGCGGCTTCGCGGTGCATAGCAACACAAAACCAGACTGGCGGTCCTCTGGAAAATAACTGACGGAGTCAGACTGGTCCACCTCGCCCCCGTCCTCCAGGCGGCCGGCACAGGTCAGGCATCGCCCCTGGTGGCAGAGGGCAGGCAACTTGATACCTACGGCGTTCGCCGCATCCCAGATGTGCTCTTCGGACCCAACCGTGATGGTGCGCTCGCCCTCCGGCGTGATGAGCGTTACCTTGAAGAATGACTCGGTCGGCGATTCAGCTCCCACCCATCAATTGTAACGGCAGGCGAAGTCCTGCCTGGTCACGGGGACCAGGCAGGCACAGAGTCGACTAGGAACCGATGTAGAAGGGCCGGTTCTTGCTGTAAGGCGCGTCGCCAGGTTCGCCACGACGGAAATGCCCTGAAGGAATGCTCTTCTTGTCGCGTTCCCACGCGAGCAGTTCGATAAACCAGGCTTCGTGCTCGACTTCTTCGTTAAGAATGCGAGAAGCCATGTCGTAGGTCCGCGGGTCCTTGCCAAAGGTTACATCGCACACGGCCTGCCAGCTGCGGATGGCGCAACGTTCCGACTCCAGCAGCAGAGTCAAAATATTGGTGGCCGTTGGGGGATCGGGTAACTTGGCTGCGGCACAGCCAGCCTGATTGTGAAAAGCCGGCAGGTCGTTCGGCAGTTCTCCACCGAGCTCATAGATACGGGGAACGATTAACTCCCAGTGGGCCCGGTCTTCCAGACGCGCGTCCTCGCAGATTTCCTTGTAATCTTCGTGTCCGGCCAAATGCATTCTGAGAATGGTGTAGTAGTAATACGTGCTGGCGAACTCAGCCGCCGCGTTGGCGACAAGCATTTTGATAAGTTTCTCCACGTCAACACCACGCGCGCGAATTACCTCCACACCTACGCGCTGCGTGACATCGCCCGCTTTCACAACATTGTCTTGCTTAGCTGGCATGTTTCCTCCTGCTGGGAGTGTAGCGCGCAGGCCTGACATCGGTCTAAGATATGGATTCTATACATGCGATAGTTTTTGCCTCTAGGCGAAGGGTCTGGGATGCAAGTTCATCAGCTTCGATATTTTTGTGCGGTGGCGCGCAGCGGAAACTTTACTCGCGCTGCGGAACAGGAGCACATCGCTCAGCCTTCGCTCTCCGCGCAGATTTTGAAACTGGAAGACGAACTTGGGGCCCGACTGTTCGATCGCCTCGGCCGTACCGCGCGCCTGACCCATTTTGGACGGACTTTCTTGCCGCGGGCAGAAGCCATCTTGCGGCAGCTGGGAGCGGCCAAGCTCGAAATCCAGGAGATGGCAGGCGGCGACAATGGTCGCGTGGTGATTGGAGCTATCCCTACAATCGCTCCGTATTTTCTTCCCGGCCCGCTTACCAGTTTCGCCATCAAATACCCGCACATAAAGGTAAGCATTGTAGAAGAGATCACCTCGGTGCTGCTGCAGGGGCTTCACGAGGCGCGGCTTGATCTCGCGCTGGCTGCGCTCCCGGTGAGCGGAGAAGGGCTAATTTGCGAAGAATTGTTGCGGGAGCGGCTCTACGTTGTGCTGCCGGCCAGGCACCATTTAGCATCACAGAAGCAGATTTCACTGAAACAGATCGAAGAAGAGAATTTTCTTCTGCTCAAAGAGGGCCACTGCTTCCGGGATAATGCGATCGCCGCTTGCCGGCGTGCGCGCCTGCAGCCCAATGTGGTTTTTGAAAGTGGACAGTTCGCTACCATTGTTGCCATGGTTGCGGCCGGCATGGGAGTTTCGCTGGTGCCGACTATGGCGGTTGAACCGCGAAAGGGGTGTAGATTCGTGCCCCTGGCTGATGAAGCCAGTCATCGCAGGGTCGGAATCGTGCAACTCAAGCAGCATTTCCCGACGCGCGCACATCGCGCCCTGGTTGAGCACCTGCGCGAGAATGTGCGGCAGGAAAAGCAATTTGTGGCGGCGAGCTGACCAAGGGCGGTAAATCGCCAGCGACAGTTCTAAACACACGGAGTGGCAATGGCACTGAAAGTAGGGGACACCGCACCGGACTTTGAGCTTCCCGCCCTGATCGGCGGTGTCAAAAAGAAGTTGCGGCTGCGCGATTATCTGGGAAAGAAGAACGTGGTGCTTGCGTTCCATCCGCTGAATTGGACGCCGGTGTGCACTACGCAATTTGCGGAGTACAACACGGCACTGTCGAAGTTAAGCGAGTACGACGCCCAAATCGTAGGCATCAGCGTGGATTCCATCTACAGCGATGGCGCCTGGGAAAAAGAGATTGGGCCCCTTGACTATCCACTCGTCAGCGATTACTACCCGCATGGCGAGGTCGCGATGAAATATGGAGTCTTCCGCGACCGTGAACCGTTCTCTGGCGTCAGCGAGCGCGCCATATTTGTGATCGATAAAAAAGGTAAGGTAGCGTTCAGCAGGATTTATCCCATGGACCATCTTCCTGAGACCAAAGAAGTTCTGATGGCGCTGCAGCAACTCAATCAATGAGCGGCAAGTCAGTTAGTGTAAGCTTTTTAATTCTTTGAGAGCTGCGCACTGGCGCAGGAGCGTGCATGAGACTTTTGATTACCGGTGTGCTGATTCTCTTGGTTGCCATTCCTTCTTCCAGTGTTGGGCAAAATGCGAATCCGTCCGAGCCTCCAACCAAGAGTAGAACTGCCATTTCAGGAGCCATCACCGGGTTTCGCGATCCCGAGCAAGAGCAGAAATGGGAAAAGATTTTTCTCGCGGTGCCTGATCCCAAGCTCGCGGAGGCGCACTTACGCCGCCTGACCGCTGCGCCTCACATTGCCGGGTCACCAGAAGACAAGCAAACCGCGGAATATGTAGCGCAAAAATTCCGCGACGCCGGGCTAGACACTCAGATTGTGGAATACAAAGTCTGGCTCAACTATCCCAAGGAAATCAGTGTCGATTTGATCGCTCCTGCTGGCGCGAAGCTGCATGCTCCCAGCCGCGAGCATGTGGAAGGCGATCCCTACCAGGACGATCCGCGGGTGGTGACGCCAGTGAATGGTTATTCCCCGTCCGGAGACGTCGAGGCCGAAGTGGTATACGCAAACTACGGCAGCCCGGATGATTTTAAAAAGCTTGAAGAGTTGGGCATTGATGTGCACGGCAAAATTGTACTCACCCGTTATGGGCAGAACTTTCGCGGCGTTAAGGTGCTGGTTGCGCAACAACACGGTGCCGCGGGGGTGATCATCTATTCCGATCCCATTGACGATGGATATTTCAAAGGCGACGCTTATCCCCAAGGGCCTTGGCGGCCAGCCACCTCCGTACAGCGCGGATCAGTCGGCTTTATGTTCGAATTTCCCGGGGATGCTACGACGCCGGGCATCGCTGCACTGCCATCGCTGCCGGATTCCCAGCGCACTCCGCCGGAACGGTCGGCCGCACTGCCCAGGATTCCCTCAACCCCGCTTTCCTATGGCGATGCTGAGCCGATTCTCGCCAACCTGAGCGGGCCGCAAACGCCCCGCGATTGGCAAGGCGCATTGCCCTTCACCTACCACTTGGGCCCCGGTCCGGCGCGGATCAGGATGCACCTTAAGCAGGATTACCAGTACCGCACGATTTGGGACGTCATTGGCCGTGTTCCCGGCACCGAATTGCCGGCTGAGTGGGTGGTTGCGGGGAACCATCGCGACGCGTGGGTCTATGGCGCCGTTGACCCGAACAGCGGTACTACCGCCATGCTGGAGGCGGTACACGGATTGGGAGAACTATTGAAAAATGGGTGGAAGCCGAAGCGCACCCTTGTATTTGGCAGTTGGGACGCCGAAGAGCAGGGCCTGATCGGATCTACCGAATGGGGCGAACAACATGCTTCGGAGCTGCGCAACGCGGTTGCATACTTGAATGTGGACGTAGCGGTCTCCGGGCCGAAGTTCGGGGCTTCCGCGGTGCCCAGCCTGAAGCAGTTCATCCGTGACCTCACCAAAGCGGTACCCAGCCCGGCCGGAGGCAATGTTTACGATGTGTGGCGCACGACTGCGGAGAAGCCCGCCAAGGGTCCCCAGGTTTCACCCGACGTGACCGGCAGTTTAGGCCGCCAGCCCGTGGCCTCCGCCGGCACGGATGTACCTGTAGGCGACCTGGGAAGCGGTTCAGACTACACGGTGTTCCTGCAGCATCTAGGGGTTCCCTCGCTGGATATCGGTTCCACTGGGGATTACGGGGTATATCACTCAGTTTTCGACAATTTCCAATGGTTTACGAAGTTTGGGGACCCCAATTTCCTGTACGAGCAGGAAATGGCTCGGGTGTACGGTCTGGGAGCGCTGCGCCTGGCCAATGCTGATGTCCTGCCGTTTGACTACGAAACGTATGGCAAGGAGGTCGGTTCCTACATCGAGGCGGCCCGCAAAAAGGCTGATGAGAGGTTTGGCAATAAAACCCCCAGCTTTGCCACGGCCGCAGATGCCGCCAAACGGTTGGCAACTGCTGGCCTGGCAATGGCCAAGGCGCAGCAAAATCCCCATGTAGACCTGAAGCAGCTAAATGCCGCGTTGAGCCAGGCCGAACGGGGGCTGTTGTTGGCCAATGGTTTACCAAACCGTCCCTGGTACCGCCATGCGATCTACGCGCCCGGGGAATACACCGGCTATGCTGCGGTGGTCATTCCAGGGGTAAACGAGGCCATTGACGCGGGCGACCTGACGCGCGCCACGCAACAGATTTCCGCCCTTACCGACGCCCTGAACGCGGCCGCCAGGACCCTCGAGCAGTATCCCCAAAACAGCGGACCTGTCGGGAGAAATCCCAGGTAGGGGCACACCTTACAGCGATTTCAGCACAGGTCTGGGCAGCTTTAGGAGCTCTCTTTGCGTCTAAGCCAATGCTTGTTAAGTCCGCTTGGACATCGGAGAGGTTCGAGATGCCAGTTGCTCGCATTATCTCTTCCAGCTTCGAAGATGCGCTTAGATTATCCGAGGAACTTCGTCCCCTCTTTGACACCATAGAAATTGCGGCGCCTGGTCGCGCCGGCGACACGGTCGCGGATCTCGAAGTCACCGTCGAAAACTGCACGGTGGAACAGGCATTGGCAGAAATTGGAAAAATTTCCCAACACCAGGAAGTAAGCGTGTTCGTCGCTCCCGGGTCGATTGTCCCCGCCGAACTGGAGACCGCAGCACCGCTTGAGCCTGAGGAGCTCGCGCCCCTTTCCGTGGCGAGCGAGCTGAAAGTTGAGGCCACGCCCCAGCAGCCACTCCAGATGCTGGAGGAACCACCCCAGGCGTTTGTAGCAGACGCGGCGTTGCCATCCGAAAGCTTTGAGCCCGCG
The DNA window shown above is from Terriglobales bacterium and carries:
- the dps gene encoding DNA protection during starvation protein, translated to MPAKQDNVVKAGDVTQRVGVEVIRARGVDVEKLIKMLVANAAAEFASTYYYYTILRMHLAGHEDYKEICEDARLEDRAHWELIVPRIYELGGELPNDLPAFHNQAGCAAAKLPDPPTATNILTLLLESERCAIRSWQAVCDVTFGKDPRTYDMASRILNEEVEHEAWFIELLAWERDKKSIPSGHFRRGEPGDAPYSKNRPFYIGS
- a CDS encoding LysR family transcriptional regulator — its product is MQVHQLRYFCAVARSGNFTRAAEQEHIAQPSLSAQILKLEDELGARLFDRLGRTARLTHFGRTFLPRAEAILRQLGAAKLEIQEMAGGDNGRVVIGAIPTIAPYFLPGPLTSFAIKYPHIKVSIVEEITSVLLQGLHEARLDLALAALPVSGEGLICEELLRERLYVVLPARHHLASQKQISLKQIEEENFLLLKEGHCFRDNAIAACRRARLQPNVVFESGQFATIVAMVAAGMGVSLVPTMAVEPRKGCRFVPLADEASHRRVGIVQLKQHFPTRAHRALVEHLRENVRQEKQFVAAS
- a CDS encoding redoxin domain-containing protein; the protein is MALKVGDTAPDFELPALIGGVKKKLRLRDYLGKKNVVLAFHPLNWTPVCTTQFAEYNTALSKLSEYDAQIVGISVDSIYSDGAWEKEIGPLDYPLVSDYYPHGEVAMKYGVFRDREPFSGVSERAIFVIDKKGKVAFSRIYPMDHLPETKEVLMALQQLNQ
- a CDS encoding M28 family metallopeptidase — its product is MRLLITGVLILLVAIPSSSVGQNANPSEPPTKSRTAISGAITGFRDPEQEQKWEKIFLAVPDPKLAEAHLRRLTAAPHIAGSPEDKQTAEYVAQKFRDAGLDTQIVEYKVWLNYPKEISVDLIAPAGAKLHAPSREHVEGDPYQDDPRVVTPVNGYSPSGDVEAEVVYANYGSPDDFKKLEELGIDVHGKIVLTRYGQNFRGVKVLVAQQHGAAGVIIYSDPIDDGYFKGDAYPQGPWRPATSVQRGSVGFMFEFPGDATTPGIAALPSLPDSQRTPPERSAALPRIPSTPLSYGDAEPILANLSGPQTPRDWQGALPFTYHLGPGPARIRMHLKQDYQYRTIWDVIGRVPGTELPAEWVVAGNHRDAWVYGAVDPNSGTTAMLEAVHGLGELLKNGWKPKRTLVFGSWDAEEQGLIGSTEWGEQHASELRNAVAYLNVDVAVSGPKFGASAVPSLKQFIRDLTKAVPSPAGGNVYDVWRTTAEKPAKGPQVSPDVTGSLGRQPVASAGTDVPVGDLGSGSDYTVFLQHLGVPSLDIGSTGDYGVYHSVFDNFQWFTKFGDPNFLYEQEMARVYGLGALRLANADVLPFDYETYGKEVGSYIEAARKKADERFGNKTPSFATAADAAKRLATAGLAMAKAQQNPHVDLKQLNAALSQAERGLLLANGLPNRPWYRHAIYAPGEYTGYAAVVIPGVNEAIDAGDLTRATQQISALTDALNAAARTLEQYPQNSGPVGRNPR